The Pelmatolapia mariae isolate MD_Pm_ZW linkage group LG10_11, Pm_UMD_F_2, whole genome shotgun sequence genome includes a region encoding these proteins:
- the LOC134637011 gene encoding collagenase 3-like isoform X2, giving the protein MPVSQITGQDETLAKNYLKKFFNLTEEEGPAVRRGISPLNKKLAEMQRFLGLQITGSLDADTLAMMKKPRCGVPDEQVARFSTFENNLKWEKNSLTYRIENYTPDMSVAEVDYSIDKALQVWARVTPLRFTRIYSGIADIRILFGRREHGDGYPFDGPNEILAHAFPPGDGIGGDAHFDEDETFTFRSSEGRVLFMVAAHEFGHSLGLSHSNDPGALMYPVYSYSNPDTYVLPRDDVNGIQSLYGPNPDPVEPGPTAPTTPDACDSTMVLDAVATMRGEMLFFKDRFVWRKHPQISTPVQALISNYWPDAPVNIDAAYESQQLDRVLLFKGHKVWAFSGYDLVSGYPKPISSFGLPKTVKKVDAALYDEQSGKTLFFVGSEYYSYNEATKKMDKGFPKQVDETFLGMTSKVTAALQQGGYTYLYSGPQMFEYAMWSGRLYRVLPNSYFLPCTKY; this is encoded by the exons ATGCCAGTATCTCAGATTACTGGACAAGATGAAACTCTTGCAAAG AACTACCTGAAGAAATTCTTCAACCTCACAGAGGAGGAGGGTCCAGCTGTCAGAAGGGGCATCAGCCCACTGAACAAGAAGCTGGCTGAGATGCAGAGATTCCTTGGTCTCCAGATCACCGGGTCTCTGGATGCTGACACTTTGGCCATGATGAAGAAGCCCCGCTGTGGGGTTCCCGATGAACAGGTCGCTCGTTTCTCCACTTTTGAAAACAACCTCAAATGGGAGAAAAACAGCCTCACATACAG GATAGAGAACTACACACCTGACATGTCTGTGGCAGAGGTGGATTACTCCATAGACAAAGCTCTGCAGGTGTGGGCCAGAGTCACTCCACTGAGGTTCACAAGGATCTACAGCGGCATTGCTGATATTAGGATCCTCTTTGGTCGCCGGG AACATGGTGATGGTTACCCCTTTGATGGCCCTAATGAAATTCTCGCCCACGCCTTTCCTCCCGGTGATGGCATTGGAGGGGATGCCCATTTTGACGAAGATGAAACGTTCACGTTCCGCTCAAGCGAAG GCAGGGTTCTCTTTATGGTTGCTGCCCATGAATTTGGTCACTCTCTGGGCTTATCTCACTCCAATGACCCCGGTGCTCTCATGTACCCAGTGTACTCATACAGTAACCCTGACACCTATGTTCTTCCCCGGGATGATGTTAATGGCATCCAGTCCCTCTATG GTCCAAATCCAGATCCCGTTGAGCCTGGACCTACAGCCCCCACTACTCCTGATGCCTGTGATTCAACGATGGTTTTGGATGCTGTTGCCACAATGCGAGGAGAGATGCTCTTCTTCAAGGACAG ATTTGTCTGGCGCAAACACCCTCAGATCAGCACACCTGTACAAGCTCTCATCTCAAATTACTGGCCCGATGCCCCTGTTAATATTGATGCTGCTTATGAGAGCCAACAATTAGACCGTGTCTTACTTTTTAAAG GTCACAAGGTGTGGGCTTTCAGCGGCTATGATCTTGTAAGTGGCTATCCTAAACCAATATCCAGCTTTGGTCTGcccaaaacagtgaagaaagtTGATGCGGCCCTCTATGACGAACAAAGTGGGAAGACTCTGTTCTTTGTAGGCAGTGAATACTACAG ttaTAATGAGGCCACAAAGAAGATGGATAAGGGATTCCCCAAACAGGTGGATGAGACCTTCTTGGGAATGACCTCCAAAGtgactgcagctctgcagcAAGGAG
- the LOC134637011 gene encoding collagenase 3-like isoform X1: MKTLTLSILLGLAVAVYCMPVSQITGQDETLAKNYLKKFFNLTEEEGPAVRRGISPLNKKLAEMQRFLGLQITGSLDADTLAMMKKPRCGVPDEQVARFSTFENNLKWEKNSLTYRIENYTPDMSVAEVDYSIDKALQVWARVTPLRFTRIYSGIADIRILFGRREHGDGYPFDGPNEILAHAFPPGDGIGGDAHFDEDETFTFRSSEGRVLFMVAAHEFGHSLGLSHSNDPGALMYPVYSYSNPDTYVLPRDDVNGIQSLYGPNPDPVEPGPTAPTTPDACDSTMVLDAVATMRGEMLFFKDRFVWRKHPQISTPVQALISNYWPDAPVNIDAAYESQQLDRVLLFKGHKVWAFSGYDLVSGYPKPISSFGLPKTVKKVDAALYDEQSGKTLFFVGSEYYSYNEATKKMDKGFPKQVDETFLGMTSKVTAALQQGGYTYLYSGPQMFEYAMWSGRLYRVLPNSYFLPCTKY, translated from the exons ATGAAGACTTTGACTCTGAGCATTCTGCTTGGCCTGGCAGTGGCAGTTTACTGCATGCCAGTATCTCAGATTACTGGACAAGATGAAACTCTTGCAAAG AACTACCTGAAGAAATTCTTCAACCTCACAGAGGAGGAGGGTCCAGCTGTCAGAAGGGGCATCAGCCCACTGAACAAGAAGCTGGCTGAGATGCAGAGATTCCTTGGTCTCCAGATCACCGGGTCTCTGGATGCTGACACTTTGGCCATGATGAAGAAGCCCCGCTGTGGGGTTCCCGATGAACAGGTCGCTCGTTTCTCCACTTTTGAAAACAACCTCAAATGGGAGAAAAACAGCCTCACATACAG GATAGAGAACTACACACCTGACATGTCTGTGGCAGAGGTGGATTACTCCATAGACAAAGCTCTGCAGGTGTGGGCCAGAGTCACTCCACTGAGGTTCACAAGGATCTACAGCGGCATTGCTGATATTAGGATCCTCTTTGGTCGCCGGG AACATGGTGATGGTTACCCCTTTGATGGCCCTAATGAAATTCTCGCCCACGCCTTTCCTCCCGGTGATGGCATTGGAGGGGATGCCCATTTTGACGAAGATGAAACGTTCACGTTCCGCTCAAGCGAAG GCAGGGTTCTCTTTATGGTTGCTGCCCATGAATTTGGTCACTCTCTGGGCTTATCTCACTCCAATGACCCCGGTGCTCTCATGTACCCAGTGTACTCATACAGTAACCCTGACACCTATGTTCTTCCCCGGGATGATGTTAATGGCATCCAGTCCCTCTATG GTCCAAATCCAGATCCCGTTGAGCCTGGACCTACAGCCCCCACTACTCCTGATGCCTGTGATTCAACGATGGTTTTGGATGCTGTTGCCACAATGCGAGGAGAGATGCTCTTCTTCAAGGACAG ATTTGTCTGGCGCAAACACCCTCAGATCAGCACACCTGTACAAGCTCTCATCTCAAATTACTGGCCCGATGCCCCTGTTAATATTGATGCTGCTTATGAGAGCCAACAATTAGACCGTGTCTTACTTTTTAAAG GTCACAAGGTGTGGGCTTTCAGCGGCTATGATCTTGTAAGTGGCTATCCTAAACCAATATCCAGCTTTGGTCTGcccaaaacagtgaagaaagtTGATGCGGCCCTCTATGACGAACAAAGTGGGAAGACTCTGTTCTTTGTAGGCAGTGAATACTACAG ttaTAATGAGGCCACAAAGAAGATGGATAAGGGATTCCCCAAACAGGTGGATGAGACCTTCTTGGGAATGACCTCCAAAGtgactgcagctctgcagcAAGGAG